A DNA window from uncultured Methanoregula sp. contains the following coding sequences:
- a CDS encoding DUF2283 domain-containing protein → MKITVDKEADALYMRLSDTRICDSEEVKP, encoded by the coding sequence ATGAAAATTACCGTTGATAAAGAAGCAGACGCACTCTATATGCGGCTTTCCGATACCCGTATCTGCGACTCGGAAGAAGTAAAGCCATGA
- a CDS encoding HEPN domain-containing protein: MPLLNIFSGGYCNDAVSRSYYAMIYASRALLAARNLHPKGHKGLVLQFGLELVKKGYIDIWKSALPCKGTPGNRGLQHRCSDG; the protein is encoded by the coding sequence TTGCCGCTGCTGAATATCTTCTCAGGCGGGTACTGCAACGATGCGGTAAGCCGTTCATATTACGCAATGATCTATGCATCGCGGGCGCTTCTTGCTGCCCGGAATCTTCACCCGAAAGGGCACAAGGGCCTCGTGCTCCAGTTCGGGCTTGAGCTGGTAAAGAAAGGGTACATCGACATATGGAAGAGCGCTCTCCCATGCAAAGGAACGCCGGGAAACCGTGGACTACAACATCGATGCAGCGATGGATAA
- a CDS encoding nucleotidyltransferase domain-containing protein produces MYRIMPIQERYEPVIRQFARRAQEQYPAHIAKIILFGSVARGEDRADSDIDLLVLWNGDENEGWHAMTGLAFDLLVKTGEYLSVKVMQAEAFTQASPFVRNVTKEGITVA; encoded by the coding sequence ATGTACAGGATTATGCCCATCCAGGAACGCTATGAACCGGTAATCCGGCAGTTTGCACGGCGTGCACAGGAGCAGTATCCGGCACACATAGCAAAAATTATCCTCTTTGGATCCGTTGCCCGCGGGGAGGACCGGGCCGACTCGGACATCGATCTCCTCGTTCTCTGGAACGGCGACGAGAATGAAGGATGGCATGCCATGACCGGGCTTGCATTCGATCTTCTGGTAAAAACCGGGGAGTACCTATCGGTCAAGGTGATGCAGGCCGAAGCGTTCACCCAGGCATCCCCGTTTGTGCGGAATGTAACAAAAGAGGGGATCACGGTTGCCTGA
- a CDS encoding flavodoxin family protein — protein MDKVAVLADSRKGNTLRVAAAIAEELGVSVGDVKKPVPDAEILFLGSGVYGKNPGFWMTRLLNSGTFSGRNIALFATAGSRDGETMLAEMANILEKKGAKILGNTALRGWTTIVRYRHPHPEDLESARKWAREIVGKG, from the coding sequence ATGGATAAGGTAGCAGTGCTGGCCGATTCCCGGAAGGGAAATACCCTGAGGGTCGCAGCAGCGATCGCGGAAGAGCTGGGTGTGAGTGTCGGCGACGTAAAAAAACCGGTGCCGGATGCGGAGATTCTTTTCCTTGGAAGCGGCGTATATGGCAAAAATCCCGGGTTTTGGATGACCCGCCTCCTCAATTCCGGTACTTTTTCCGGCCGGAACATTGCGTTGTTTGCGACAGCGGGATCCCGGGATGGGGAGACGATGCTTGCAGAGATGGCCAACATCCTTGAAAAGAAGGGTGCGAAGATTCTCGGGAACACGGCTTTACGGGGCTGGACGACCATCGTCAGATACAGGCACCCGCACCCGGAGGATCTCGAGAGCGCCCGGAAGTGGGCCCGGGAGATTGTCGGGAAAGGATAA
- a CDS encoding NAD(P)H-dependent oxidoreductase: protein MKLGVNTDSYQECGRMRNYQIALIVGSLRKDSFNKKLASAIVKLSPPSFSFTRVGISDLPLYNQDDDENPAEPVRKMKREIQSADAILIVTPEYNRSIPGVLKNALDHGSRPAGQSVWAGKTAGILGISPGAAGTAMAQQHLRNVLSFLDVSVLRQPEAYLQVREGMFDEAGNLNEASRKFLQNWMDHYIAWIEKHVP, encoded by the coding sequence ATGAAGCTGGGAGTGAACACGGATAGTTATCAAGAGTGTGGAAGAATGCGCAACTACCAGATCGCCCTCATTGTCGGAAGCCTCCGGAAAGATTCATTCAACAAAAAACTTGCATCTGCTATTGTGAAACTCTCACCCCCGTCGTTCTCCTTCACGCGGGTCGGGATAAGCGACCTTCCCCTGTACAACCAGGATGACGATGAGAACCCGGCTGAACCCGTACGAAAGATGAAGCGGGAGATCCAGTCGGCCGACGCCATCCTGATCGTGACACCGGAGTACAACCGTTCAATTCCCGGCGTGCTCAAGAATGCCCTGGATCACGGGTCGCGGCCTGCCGGCCAGAGCGTATGGGCGGGAAAAACCGCAGGCATCCTTGGCATTTCCCCGGGAGCTGCCGGCACTGCCATGGCCCAGCAGCACCTGCGGAACGTTCTCTCGTTCCTGGATGTCTCCGTGCTCCGCCAGCCGGAAGCCTATCTCCAGGTCCGGGAAGGTATGTTCGATGAGGCCGGAAACCTCAATGAGGCCAGCAGAAAATTCCTGCAGAACTGGATGGATCACTATATCGCATGGATAGAGAAGCACGTGCCGTAA
- a CDS encoding PAS domain-containing protein produces MTQTSVLIVEDDAVAAGSLNQSLTGRGYTVAGIIPDGETALVRIGDLQPDLVLMDMELAGRMTGIETAENIRLHHHLPVIYLIPRSGHYLDRARESLPFWYIVKPVREQELIAAIGMALYRHRCDETIRLREEALRTMVNALPDAIVVVDRNRRIIAANERGEGILGAPGDILAGCTSADLHRLAGAAVSRDVDRAFRSGHPVENVVQAGKRWFETSIHPVKDPVDRTSRVVVRYRDISSKRARVEDIQEDVRRQVESNIQEFENFSDRIRNPLQVIKGYAFLGFFPFRWLILRQLNTIDAVLERLDSRSAETDILMERVHREFKTNNSQGMADIRDNTGE; encoded by the coding sequence ATGACGCAGACATCGGTGCTTATTGTTGAGGACGACGCGGTCGCAGCAGGGAGCCTGAACCAGAGCCTTACCGGGAGGGGCTACACCGTGGCCGGCATCATTCCCGACGGGGAGACGGCCCTGGTCAGGATCGGGGATCTGCAGCCGGATCTGGTCCTGATGGATATGGAGCTGGCCGGCCGCATGACCGGTATCGAAACGGCAGAGAATATCCGGTTGCACCATCACCTGCCGGTCATTTACCTGATCCCGCGAAGCGGGCATTACCTGGATCGTGCACGGGAGAGCCTCCCGTTCTGGTATATTGTAAAGCCCGTACGCGAACAGGAACTCATAGCAGCCATCGGGATGGCGCTGTACAGACACCGCTGCGATGAAACGATCCGTCTGCGCGAGGAGGCCCTGCGGACAATGGTCAACGCCCTGCCGGACGCGATCGTTGTGGTGGACAGGAACCGCCGGATCATTGCTGCCAATGAGAGGGGGGAAGGAATTCTCGGCGCACCCGGCGATATCCTGGCAGGTTGCACCAGTGCGGATCTGCACCGGCTGGCAGGCGCTGCCGTGTCCCGCGATGTGGACAGGGCATTCCGGAGCGGGCATCCGGTTGAGAATGTGGTTCAGGCAGGAAAACGCTGGTTCGAGACCAGCATCCATCCGGTGAAGGACCCGGTCGACCGTACCTCCCGGGTAGTTGTCCGGTATCGCGATATCTCCTCGAAAAGAGCACGGGTGGAAGATATTCAGGAAGATGTCCGGCGTCAGGTGGAGAGCAACATCCAGGAGTTCGAGAACTTCAGCGACCGGATCCGGAACCCGCTCCAGGTCATCAAAGGATATGCCTTCCTCGGATTTTTCCCGTTCCGGTGGCTGATCCTCAGGCAGCTGAACACCATTGACGCTGTGCTGGAACGGCTGGACTCACGATCCGCGGAAACGGACATCCTCATGGAACGAGTCCACAGGGAATTCAAAACCAACAACAGCCAGGGCATGGCAGACATTCGGGACAACACGGGGGAGTGA
- a CDS encoding phage tail protein, protein MSDSADRYRNFPFLGKWNGRYVAGFSEVSPLPVDLKSTRRRESGGPPPALGPEGQGTPFFINLERGVSFDLGFQQWVNMVRSFGPATGKGSLLPEYKRPFTIEVCDEHGNVVYAYHLSNCWVTGYSAVPSADTSTSEVTIEHLRLGFEQWVREPKEK, encoded by the coding sequence TTGGGAAATGGAATGGCCGGTACGTTGCCGGCTTTTCGGAGGTCTCGCCCCTCCCGGTGGACCTGAAGAGCACCCGCCGGCGGGAGAGCGGCGGTCCGCCCCCGGCCCTTGGACCGGAAGGCCAGGGAACCCCGTTTTTCATCAACCTTGAACGGGGAGTCTCATTCGATCTCGGCTTCCAGCAATGGGTCAACATGGTACGGAGTTTTGGCCCGGCAACAGGCAAAGGCTCCCTGCTCCCGGAATACAAACGGCCGTTCACGATCGAGGTTTGCGATGAGCATGGGAATGTCGTGTACGCATATCACCTTTCCAACTGCTGGGTGACCGGGTATAGTGCAGTCCCGAGTGCCGACACCAGTACAAGCGAGGTCACCATCGAGCACCTGAGGCTCGGGTTCGAGCAATGGGTGCGGGAACCCAAGGAGAAGTAG